Proteins from a single region of Budorcas taxicolor isolate Tak-1 chromosome 11, Takin1.1, whole genome shotgun sequence:
- the LBH gene encoding protein LBH translates to MSVYFPIHCPDYLRSAEMTEVMMNTPSMEEIGLNPRKDGLSYQIFPDPSDFDRCCKLKDRLPSIVVEPTEGEVESGELRWPPEEFLVQEDAQDNCEETASENKEQ, encoded by the exons ATGTCTGTTTATTTCCCCATTCACTG CCCTGACTATCTGAGATCGGCcgagatgactgaagtgatgaTGAACACCCCATCCATGGAAGAAATTGGCCTCAACCCCCGAAAAGATGGCCTTTCCTACCAG ATCTTCCCTGACCCGTCAGACTTTGACCGCTGCTGCAAACTGAAGGACCGTCTGCCGTCCATCGTGGTGGAGCCCACAGAGGGGGAGGTGGAGAGTGGGGAGCTCCGGTGGCCCCCCGAGGAGTTCTTGGTCCAGGAGGATGCGCAGGACAACTGTGAAGAGACAGCGAGTGAAAACAAGGAGCAGTAG